One Cricetulus griseus strain 17A/GY chromosome 5, alternate assembly CriGri-PICRH-1.0, whole genome shotgun sequence genomic window carries:
- the Ephx3 gene encoding epoxide hydrolase 3 produces the protein MPEFVVTALLAPSRLSLKLLRALVMSLVYLAAVVAAFVYSCIALTNVLCHPRRGCCGRPRLTAPACLRDPTLGEHCFLTLRSSGLRLHYVSAGRGNGPLMLFLHGFPENWFSWRYQLREFQSCFHVVAVDLRGYGPSDAPKDVDCYTRDLLLVDIKDIILGLGYSKCILVSHDWGAVLAWDFSIYFPSLVERMVVVSGPPSSVFQEYSIRHIGQLFRSNYMFLFQLPWLPETLLSLSDFQILKEIYTHRKTGIPCLTPCELEAFLYHFSQPGGLTGPINYYRNLFRNFPLEPQELSTPTLLLWGEKDYTLQQGLVEAIGSRFVPGRLESHILPGSGHWIPQTHAQEMHQYMWAFLQDLLD, from the exons ATGCCGGAGTTTGTGGTGACCGCGCTGCTGGCGCCCTCACGCCTCTCGCTGAAGCTGCTGCGCGCCTTGGTGATGAGCCTGGTGTATCTGGCTGCAGTGGTGGCCGCGTTTGTCTACAGCTGCATCGCGCTCACCAACGTGCTGTGCCACCCCCGCCGGGGCTGCTGCGGCCGCCCGCGGTTGACGGCGCCAGCTTGCCTGAGAGACCCCACGCTGGGCGAGCACTGCTTTCTGACCCTGAGG AGTTCCGGCCTGCGTCTGCACTACGTTTCCGCTGGTCGTGGTAACGGGCCTCTTATGCTATTTCTGCATGGCTTCCCAGAGAACTG GTTCTCCTGGCGCTACCAGCTGCGGGAGTTCCAGAGCTGTTTCCATGTGGTAGCTGTAGACCTGCGTGGTTATGGCCCCTCTGATGCTCCAAAGGATGTGGACTGTTACACCCGTGACCTACTGTTGGTTGATATCAAGGACATCATTCTAGGCCTCG GGTACTCCAAATGCATCCTTGTGAGTCACGACTGGGGGGCTGTCCTTGCCTGGGATTTCTCCATCTACTTCCCATCCCTAGTGGAGCGGATGGTTGTGGTCAGTGGACCTCCTTCGTCAGTGTTCCAAG AGTACTCAATCCGCCACATCGGCCAGTTATTCCGATCAAACTACATGTTCCTGTTCCAGCTTCCCTGGCTGCCAGAGACACTGTTGTCTTTGTCTGATTTCCAG ATTCTAAAAGAAATTTACACCCACCGCAAGACCGGCATCCCGTGTCTGACCCCTTGTGAACTTGAAGCTTTCCTTTATCACTTCTCACAACCTGGAGGCCTCACTGGGCCCATCAACTACTATCGGAACCTGTTCAG GAACTTCCCCCTGGAGCCCCAAGAACTGTCCACACCCACACTGCTGCTATGGGGGGAGAAAGACTACACTTTGCAGCAGGGGCTGGTGGAAGCCATTGGTAGCCGCTTTGTGCCGGGCCGGCTGGAAAGCCACATCCTGCCAGGCAGTGGGCACTGGATTCCACAGACCCATGCTCAGGAGATGCATCAGTACATGTGGGCCTTCTTGCAAGACCTGCTGGACTAG